From the Bacteroidia bacterium genome, the window TCCACTTACTGAATTTACTTTCACTTCTACCGGTGTAGAGTTAAAGCTGCCACATGAGTTGGTTAGCGATACTGTGTAAACACCTGCTGCAGGTGTGGTGAGTGATGGTGATGTTGCACCAGGCAATATCTGTCCGTTAACATACCATTGATAAGAACCATTCTGAACTACTGTAGCATTTAAAGTTACTTTTCCGCCAACGCAGAACTCAGTAGGTCCATCAGCATTCATGTTGAATACAGAGATGTCAGTTACAACCTGTGTTTGTTGTACAGTACAACCATTAGCATCTGTAATGCTTACAGAGTAAGTTCCTGCACCAACATTGGTAAGACTTTGGTAAGTTAAACCATTGCTCCAGATATAAGCGTAAGGCTGTGTGCCACCTGCAACAGTAAGATCAATGTTTGCTCCATTACCTGTAAGACAGTTGGCCTCATTAGCTGTTGAAGATGCAGTGAGTGCAAATGCAGGTTGGGTTATTGTTACAGTCTGCTGATCAATACATCCTTTCTGATCGGTTACGGTTAATGAATATGTTCCGGGAGTAAGGTTGCTCAATTGTGAACTGCTTGAACCGTTGTTCCACTGATAGGTGTAAGCAGGAGTACCTCCAAGCGTTGTTACACTAATGCTTCCATTGTTCAGTCCATAACATGGTATCTGTGTTGCAGAAATTATATTACTTAGAATAGAATCAGGTTGTGTGATTACAAATACAGTATCTGTTGAGCAGTTGTAACTGTCTGTAACAATTACTTTATAATTACCTGCACTAAGATTGCTGATTGATGGCGTAGTCATTCCATTTGTCCAGATGTAGGAGTAAGGAGGAATACCACCCGATGCGGTTACTGAAGCAGAACCGGTGTTATTACCATGACAATTTATATTGTTTTGTTGTCCCGATAATGCTAAAGCTTGTGTAGGACCATTTATAGTAAAGTTTTGTGAGTATGTACATCCTGCACTGTCTGTAATGGTAACAGTGTATTGTCCTGCACCAATATTAACCAGATTTTCTGTAGTGTCACCATTGCTCCAGCTATAAGAATAAGGTACTGTTCCACCTGTCGGATTCAGAATTATTGAACCTGATGTCAGAGATGAACAGTTAAGATTTGTCACAACAGGGAAGGCATACAGTGCACCTTCCGGAGAAGGAACATATGTTGAAGTCTGAGCAATACAGCTGTTAGAGTCAACAATATATACAGAGTATGAACCGCCTGTTAAGTTAGTCAGGTTAGCAGTAGTATCACCATTGCTCCAATAGTACTGATAGGGTGGTGTTCCACCGGTTACAGTTAAGTTGATTGCGCCTGTACTATCAGCAAAACATCCTACCGGAGTCATTACAATACTTGGAGAAAGTGGGCCATTTGGTTGTGTTACTGTTGTTACAAGACTGAAAGTACAGCCATTTGCATCAGTAATTGAAACGGTATAGTTTCCTGCGGTCAAATTTGATAAGTCTTCTGTAACATCGCCTGTATTCCAAGCATAACTATATGGCATAGTACCACCAGTAACTGTAACGTCAATAGCACCATTATTTCCACCGAAACAACTTACAGAAGATGTCATCTGATAGGTTGCGGCTACGGCAGCAGCAGGTTGTTGTATTTCCATAGAGTCGGTAGCACTACATCCGTTTGCATCTGTAACAGTAACCGAATACCATCCTGAAGCAAGGTTGCTAATATTTTGTGTGTTGTTTCCATTACTCCAGAAGTAGGTGTAAGGACTTGTTCCGCCAACAGGATTAGTATTAATAGCTCCATTATTACCTCCAAAACAGTTTACATTTTGTTGTAGTGAAAGATTGTTGCTTAATGCTAAAGCCGGTTGTGAAAGATTTGCTGAAATTGACCAGGTACAACCATTCTGATCCGTAACGGTTACTTCATATAAACCGGAAGTAATATTATTGAGATCTTGTGTTGTCTGACCTGTGTTCCACAAATATGTATATGGAGTTGTTCCACCGTTAACCGTAAGATCAATGTTGCCACTCGAATTACCAAAGCAGCCAATGTTGCCAATGGAAGATATTCCACCGGATATACTGTCTTGTGGCTGATTAATAGTTGCAGATTGATTAGATGTACAACCATTGGCATCAGTAATAGTTACATTATAATTGCCTGCAGATAATGAAAGTTGGTTTTGTGCTGTTGAGCCATTACTCCACATAATTGTATAAGGAGTTGTTCCGCCTTGTATGTCAAGGTTTGCACTTCCTGTGTTACCACCAAAACAAAGTACTGGCGAAGTAGAAGTAATATTTGACGTGAGCGCTGCAGCAGGTTGCGTTAATGTTATGTTCTGTTGAACTGTACAGTTGTTTGCATCTGTAACAGTAACATTGTATGTTCCGGCTGCAATGTTTGATAAATCTTCTGTGTTTGCTCCATTGCTCCAGTTAAAAATGTAAGGAGTTGTTCCACCTGTTATTGTAAGATCAATATTTCCGGTGTTGTTACCAAAACAAAGTATATTTTGCATGCCGGTTATACTTGAAGACAAGGCTCCTGCCGGTTGCGAAATGGTTACTGTTTGATTGTTGTAACATCCGTTTGCATCTGTTACTGTCACTGTATAAACTCCGGAAGCAAGTCCTGCAATATCTTCAGTTGTTGCTCCGTTACTCCAAACAAATGTATATGGTGTTGTTCCGCCTGATGCATTCAAATCAATTGCACCTGTTGCATTGCTGTAGCAATCTACATTCTGTGATGATTGAATGGATGTTGAAAGGTTTGACGCAGGCTGACCAACATTTTCTGTCAGCGAATATGTACAGCCATTAGCATCAGTAATAGTTACACTATAAGCACCTGTTGCAAGATTTGAAATGTCTTCACTTGTTGAACCATTACTCCAGTTGAACGTGTATGGCATTGTACCGCCATTTACTGTTATGTCAATAGATCCATTACCACCACCTGTACATGATACATTCTGATTTGAGGTAACTGTTGCTCCTAATCCAGCAGCCGGCTGACTGATTGCAATGCCTGCAATTGAGGTAGTACAACCATTAGCATCCGTAATATTTACTGTATAGTTTCCAGCTCCAACACCTGTCAGGTTTTGATTTGCACTTCCATCACTCCACAAATAGGAGTATGGGGTAGTTCCGCCATTAACATTAATTAGTATCGCTGCAGTACTCTGACCATAACAACCAACATTTGTTAAGTTGTTGATGCTTGACGTTAGTGTTGCAGATGGCTGTGTTAAAATTGCAGATTGTGATGATGTACAACCATTGGCATCTGTGATGGTTACCGTGTAAGTTCCTGCAGCTATTGCATTCAGATCTTCTGATGTAGCACCATTGCTCCAGTTGTAATTATATGGTGTAGTTCCTCCGTTTGCCGACAAGTCAATACTTCCTGTTGCATTACCATAGCAGTTAATATTCTGTGATGAAGTGATAGCTGATGATAATGAAGTAGAAGGCTGTGTGATTATTTCAGAAAGTGAGAAAGTACATCCGTTAGCATCAGTAATCGTTACTGCATAGCTCCCTGAAGTAAGTCCTGATATGTTTTGTGATGTAGCACCATTGCTCCAGTTATAACTGAATGGCGATGTTCCACCACTAACATTAAGGCTTATTGATCCGTTATTTCCACCTGTGCAATTCACATTCACAGCGCTGTTTACACTTCCAAATAGTACTGCAGCAGGTTCGCTGATGATGATATTGTTTATTGATGATGTACAGCCATTGGCATCAGTAACAGAAACAGAATATGTACCTGCAGAAAGGCTGCTAAGATTTTGAGTGATTGCTCCATTGCTCCAATTATAAGAGTAAGGAGCGGTTCCACCATTAACATTGAGTGTAATATTTCCGGTGCTTTGTCCATAGCAGTTAACATTTTGAGTTCCTGTTATTGCTGTAGTCAATGCCCCTTCTGGTTGTGTTAATGAAATTCCTGAAAGTAAATTACTGCAACCATTGGCATCTGTGATGGTTACCGAATAGGTACCGGCACCAATGTTAGTGATGTTTTGTGTTGTTGCACCATTGCTCCAATTGTATGAATAAGGTGCAGTGCCGCCATTAACATTTAAGTTGATTGCTCCGGTATTGTTGCCGAAACAGTTGATGTTTTGTGAAGAAGCGACTGATGCGTTCAATGCACCTGCCGGTTGACTCACTGTTATGCTTGCTGAGGTATTGGTACATCCGTTGCCATCAGTAATTGTCACTACATAGGTTCCTGAAGAAACACCTGTAATGTCTTCTGTTGTTGCACCGTTGCTCCAGGTAAAAGTATAGGGTGCAGTTCCACCACTAACGGTAAGATCAACACCTCCAGTATTGTTTCCAAAACATCCTGCATCACTTGTAGTGAAAGTATATGCCAGTGCAGCAGCAGGCTGCGTAATAGTTACACTTCCCGTTGAAGAAGTACATCCATTGGCATCAGTAATTGTTAGTGTGTATGTTCCTGCAGCTAGATTGCTAAGGTTTTGCGATGATGCACCATTACTCCAGTTGTAAGTGTAGGGAGATGTTCCACCGGAAACGGTCACATTGATGGCACCTGTGTTTACATTGTAACAATTGATGTTTTGTGCAGCAAAAGTGTTGCTTAATGCTGCAGAAGGTTGTGTTATCTGAATAGCGTTTGAAGCAGATGTACAGCCATTAGCATCTGTTACAGTCACACTGTAGGTTCCGGCTGCAAGACTGGTTATGTTTTGTGTTGTTGCACCATTACTCCAATTATAGGCATAAGGAGATGTGCCACCGGTAACATTTATATTTATAGACCCTGTATTGTCTGAATAACAATTTACTTGTGTAGGTTGTGTTGTTAATGCTAATAATGCAGTTGGTTGAGTTAATACGATACCACTCATTTGTGTGGTACAGCCGTTAGCATCTGTAATGCTGACACTATAAGTGCCTGCTGTAATATTTGTAATATCCTGTGAAGTTGCGCCATTGCTCCAGTTGTAGGTGAAAGGTGCTGTGCCTCCCGTTACACTCACATCAATACTTCCTGTACTTTGATTGTAGCATAAAATATTTTGTGAAGAAGTTACGCTTGCAGTTAAAGCACCAGATGGTTGTGAAATAACCACTGAAGACTGACTGATACAATTGTTTGCATCAGTAACTGTAACTGCATAATTGCCTGCTGTGAGGTTTGATAAGTTTTGAGTTGTTGCACCATTGCTCCAGCTATAAGTGTAAGGGGCTGTTCCACCAACCACTGATAATGTTACGGAGCCATTGCTGCCACCATAACAAAGAATATCTTGCGATGATGCCACTGATGAAGATAAAGCTCCGGAAGGTTGATTCACTACACCGGTAGCAGCAGCAGTACAGCCGTTAGCATCTGTAATTGATACATTATAAGTTCCTGCATAGAGGCCGGAAATATTTTGTGTTGTTGCGCCATTACTCCAGTTATATGTGTATGGCAAAGTACCACCGGCAACATTAAGTGTTATAGAACCATTTCCACCACCGTTGCAAGCAACGTTTTGTGATGAAGCTACACTTGTAGTTAATGGGTTGTCAGGTTGATTAACCAACACACCGGTAATGGCCTTGCTGCAGTTATTTGCATCAGTAATTGTAACTGAATATGTTCCTGCAGTAATACTTGTAATATTTTGAGTTGTTGCTCCATTGCTCCATAAGTATGAGTAAGGTGCAGTTCCACCACTTACAGCAAGTGTCAGACTTCCGTTGTTGCCACCAAAACAAAGTACAGAAACGTTAGTAGCAACATTGGCATCTAATATTGCAACAGGCTGATTGACTTGTATTGCCGCCTGGCTTGTCGTACAGCCTTGTGCATCTGTTACTGTTACACTGTATGTTCCTGAATTGATATTTGATAAACCTGAAGTTGTTGCACCAGTATTCCAAACGTATGTATATGGAGCAGTGCCACCAGATACTGTTGTTGAGATTGCTCCTGTTGATAAGCCGAAACATAATACATCGGTTGTGTTTATTGCTGTAGCTAAGGCTGCTGCAGGTTGAGAAATTGTTATTGCATTTACTTGAGTAGTACATCCATTGGCATCTGTAACTGTTACAGAATAGCTTCCTGCTGTCAGATCATTAATATTTTGAGTTGTTGCACCATTACTCCATGAGTATGTGTAAGGCGATGTGCCGCCACTAACTGTTAAGTTGATGTTTCCATTGTTTTGTCCATAACAAGAGGCATTTTGGCTATTTGCTACACTGGCTGCTAATGCTTGTGATGGCTGCGTGATAGTTTTAGTTAAAGTTGCCGTACAATTGTTGGCATCAGTAACAGTCACTGTATAGGTGCCTGATGTTATGCCTAAAAGATTTTGTGTAGTAGCCCCATTACTCCAGTTGTAGGAATAAGGAGTAGTGCCACCCGAAATGCTTAATTGAATAGCAGCATTGTTGCCACCAAAGCAATTTACATTTTGCGATGAGGAAACAGATGCATTTAAAGCTTGCACCGGCTGCGAAACTGTTGCTGTTTCAGTTGTTGTACATCCATTGTTGTCAGTTACAGTTACAGTATAGGCACCCGAACTTAAACCTGTAATATTTTGTGTTGTTGCACCGTTGCTCCATGCATAAGTATAAGGTGTTGTACCACCGTTTGCATTAATTGAAACGGCTCCATTAGATAATCCAAAGCAAGATACATTTGTTGATGAAGTTATTGATGCATCCAATTGAGCGGATGGTTGCGTAATAGTTTTGTTTGCAGTAGTGGTACATCCGTTGGCATCTGTTATAGTTACAGTGTAACTGCCAGCAGCAAGGCCTGTAATTGATGAAGTTGCTGCACCGTTGTTCCAAAGGTAAGTGTAGGTAGTTGTTCCACCGGTTGCCGTTACACTCATGCTGCCATTCGGAACATTGTAGCAAGAAATATTTTGTGATGCTGTTACCGATGCACTTAATGCCTGTGCCGGCTGAGTAATTGTTTGTATTGCACTTGTTGTACACCCATTGATGTCTGTAATTGTTACAGAATATGATCCCGCTGTAAGCCCACTGATGTTTTGTGATGTGGCACCATTGCTCCAATTGTATGAATATGGAGTTGTGCCACCGCCAACTGTGATAGAAATTGATGCATTGTTACCCCCAAAACAGTTAACATTCTGTGTTGCCGCTATACTTGCATTCAATGCTTGTGCCGGCTGCCCGATTGCTTTTGTTAAAGTGGCTGTACAATTGTTGGCATCGGTCACAGTAACTGTATAAGTACCTGATGTCAGGTTTAGAATATTTTGTGTTGTAGCACCATTGCTCCAGCTATATGAGTAAGGTGAAGTGCCTCCGGCTACATTAATATTAATAATTCCATTAGCTCCGCCATTACAGCTTACTTCTTCTGATGATTCAAGAGATGCAACTAATGTAGCTGAAGGTTGTGAAACTGTTTTGTTTAATGATGTAATACAGCCATTAGCATCGGTTACTGTAACCGTATAATTTCCTGCAATTAATCCGGAAACATTTTGTGTAGAGGCACCTGTACTCCATATAAAAGTGTAAGGTGAGGTACCACCATTGACAGCTACATTAATGCTGCCGTTACTTAAACCAAAACATGAAACTTCTGTTGAAGCCGAAACAGATGCAGCCAACGCTCCTGAAGGCTGTGAAATATTTTTGTTGATGGTGTAGATACAGCCATTATCATCTGAAACAGTTACTGTATAGTTACCTGCTGTAATGTTGCTGATGTTTTGTGTTGTTGCACCATTACTCCAGATAAATGAATAAGGTGAAGTTCCTCCAGATACTGATAAGTTGATATGTGCATTATTTCCTCCAAAACACAGTACATTTTGAGAAGAAGAAATTGATGCCGAAAGTGCATTGGCAGGCTGAGAAACGGTTCCTGTAGCTTGTAGTTCACAACCTTTAGAGTCAGTGATGGTTACATTATATATACCGGAACTCAATCCATTAATATTCTGTGTTGTTGCACCATTGCTCCATAAATAGGTGTAAGGGGAAGTTCCACCTGTAACAGTAAGATTTAGTGCGCCATTGCCACCACCGTTACAAGAAACATTCTGCATGGATTGAATGTTTGCGCTGATGGCTGCTGAAGGTTGAGACAGCGTTATATTATTGGTCGAACTTGTACATCCTTTGGCATCAGTTATTGTTACTGAATAGGTGCCGGAAGTTAAATTGGTTAGATTTTGTGTAGTGGCACCATTGCTCCAGTTAAATGAATATGGTGTAGTACCACCTGATACAGCAATATTGATGGAGCCTGTTCCGCTTCCAAAACAGTTGATGTTTTGTGTGGCTGCAACAGAACTGTTTAATGCTGCTGAAGGTTGTGTGATACCGATAGCATTTTGTGATGATGTACATCCATTAGCATCTGTAACGGTTACAGTATAATTTCCTGCAACAATGTTTGAAATATTTTGTGTAGTAGCACCATTACTCCATGTATAAGAATATGGCCCTGTACCACCATTAACTGTAAGCGAAACAGCGCCAGTTGCATTGCCAAAGCAGTTTACATTGGTGCCAGTGGCAGATGTGGTTAATGATGCAGAAGGTTGAGCTACATTGATTGAGTTTTGCGATGAAGTACATCCGTTTGCATCTGTAACAGTGACACTATAAACACCGGCAACTATGTTGCTTAAGTTTTGTGATGTTGCACCTGTATTCCAAGAATAGCTGTAAGGTGATGTTCCGCCATTAACAGTTACATTTATTGAACCTGTTGCGTTATCGAAACAATCAACTGCAACCGGATTTGCGGAAGAAGTTAATGCAGCTGAAGGTTGTGTAACAGCAATAGAAGCTTGTGTTGATGTACATCCTTTAGAGTCTGTTACGGTAACCGTATAGTTTCCTGCTGCAATGTTGCTGATGTTCTGTGATGTTGCGCCATTGCTCCATGAGTAGGAGTAAGGTGCTGTGCCACCCGAAACATTAAGGTTGATTTCACCTGAAGCATTTCCAAAACAATTAACATTCACTGCCGTTGGTGTTGCAGTTAAAGCTGCAGCCGGTTGACTGATGTTTATTGAGGTTTGAGAGGTTGTACATGCGTTGGCATCTGTAACAGTCACAGTATAGTTTCCTGCTGTTAATCCGGTAACCGATGCACTGGTTGCGCCTGTGTTCCATAAATAGGTATATGGTGATGTGCCACCGGATGCTGTTACCGAAATTGATCCGTTGTTTCCACCATAACAATTTACATTAACCTTAGAATTGCTTAATGATAATGCTGCTGATGGTTGTGTAATTCCAATTGAACTTTGCGTACTTGTACAGCCTTTTGAATCTGTAACTGTAACAGTATAGTTGCCTGCTGTCAGTCCGGTGATGTTTTGTGTTGAGGCGCCATTACTCCATGTGTAATTATACGGAGCTGTTCCACCATTAACAGTAAGATTAATTGAGCCTGTAGCACCACCAAAGCAGCCAACACCTGTCGCACTTGCTGATGCTGATAAAGCTGCTGCAGGTTGTGTTAATGTTGCTGTTGCTGTTGCACTGCAATTTTGTGAACTTGTAACGGTAACTGTATAAGTGCCGGCACCAACATTATTTAAGTTCTGCGAAGAGGCACCATTGCTCCATGAGTAAGTATAAGGTGCTGAACTGTTGGAAACACTTGTAGTAATTCCACCGGTCTGCTGACCATAGCAATTAATGTTTGTTCCGGTTAAACTTACTTGTGGTGATTTGCGAAGATTTACAATTATAGTGTCTTTTACATTTGTACAAACATTTTTTGGCCCCATAACTAGTGTTACAGAACCTGCATTAATGTCTGCTGCAGATGGAATGTAGTATCCGTTTTTAACTGTATCACTTGGGCTAAACTGACCCGTTCCTGAGGTTGTCCATTTTACTGCACCGGTAAAGCTTGATTGTGAGTATGCAATGGTTCCATTAAATGATATTGAATCTTGTCCACCTCCTTTGGTGCAGACATTTTTATCTGTTCCTGCACTGTTAACTAAATAGTCTGGCAGGTTGATAATTGTTTTTGAACTTAGTTTATGTGCAAACCACCAGGTATTAATGGTGTTGCTTTCACCAATAGTATTTTGGTCAGAGTTGGCAGGGC encodes:
- a CDS encoding gliding motility-associated C-terminal domain-containing protein; translation: MIQKFQLKLMTASLLFALFLMVSHDKVYADGSPQFKPDTTKATNLMILNTQTTYGTFAGYSANDENRLYVRINNPAQEKIYFGIGQRSTNTNWYVRIKDPNGNIIFGPQLLPTSNAQGFIRYHSQAIAGPNVINAAGYNGFVCNPTVGLSGAYYIEFNKDNGTTTSNNTELSLGIFDVTVVNTSTNTKITGRLFSKNWGFNTESYSNPFFGSFFIYGQDSSVTKVDLNGIKPFKFRVSCNRFGTTNTGNATNDRRSKTGFSVPVEYRLFLTDPDIIAYPNGSMSFLTGPPTLERCVRDSICINVGLIKTSDVTVVIDRNNNNKYDAGTADRKLFFPQVPSGSSCLYWDGKDGLGNLIPVGNPVSVILSIESGLVNLPMYDVENHETGFSMSVIRPGSAQFVDSLFYDDVLIGGLTNLGGCPSPCHTWTSSPANSDQNTIGESNTINTWWFAHKLSSKTIINLPDYLVNSAGTDKNVCTKGGGQDSISFNGTIAYSQSSFTGAVKWTTSGTGQFSPSDTVKNGYYIPSAADINAGSVTLVMGPKNVCTNVKDTIIVNLRKSPQVSLTGTNINCYGQQTGGITTSVSNSSAPYTYSWSNGASSQNLNNVGAGTYTVTVTSSQNCSATATATLTQPAAALSASASATGVGCFGGATGSINLTVNGGTAPYNYTWSNGASTQNITGLTAGNYTVTVTDSKGCTSTQSSIGITQPSAALSLSNSKVNVNCYGGNNGSISVTASGGTSPYTYLWNTGATSASVTGLTAGNYTVTVTDANACTTSQTSINISQPAAALTATPTAVNVNCFGNASGEINLNVSGGTAPYSYSWSNGATSQNISNIAAGNYTVTVTDSKGCTSTQASIAVTQPSAALTSSANPVAVDCFDNATGSINVTVNGGTSPYSYSWNTGATSQNLSNIVAGVYSVTVTDANGCTSSQNSINVAQPSASLTTSATGTNVNCFGNATGAVSLTVNGGTGPYSYTWSNGATTQNISNIVAGNYTVTVTDANGCTSSQNAIGITQPSAALNSSVAATQNINCFGSGTGSINIAVSGGTTPYSFNWSNGATTQNLTNLTSGTYSVTITDAKGCTSSTNNITLSQPSAAISANIQSMQNVSCNGGGNGALNLTVTGGTSPYTYLWSNGATTQNINGLSSGIYNVTITDSKGCELQATGTVSQPANALSASISSSQNVLCFGGNNAHINLSVSGGTSPYSFIWSNGATTQNISNITAGNYTVTVSDDNGCIYTINKNISQPSGALAASVSASTEVSCFGLSNGSINVAVNGGTSPYTFIWSTGASTQNVSGLIAGNYTVTVTDANGCITSLNKTVSQPSATLVASLESSEEVSCNGGANGIININVAGGTSPYSYSWSNGATTQNILNLTSGTYTVTVTDANNCTATLTKAIGQPAQALNASIAATQNVNCFGGNNASISITVGGGTTPYSYNWSNGATSQNISGLTAGSYSVTITDINGCTTSAIQTITQPAQALSASVTASQNISCYNVPNGSMSVTATGGTTTYTYLWNNGAATSSITGLAAGSYTVTITDANGCTTTANKTITQPSAQLDASITSSTNVSCFGLSNGAVSINANGGTTPYTYAWSNGATTQNITGLSSGAYTVTVTDNNGCTTTETATVSQPVQALNASVSSSQNVNCFGGNNAAIQLSISGGTTPYSYNWSNGATTQNLLGITSGTYTVTVTDANNCTATLTKTITQPSQALAASVANSQNASCYGQNNGNINLTVSGGTSPYTYSWSNGATTQNINDLTAGSYSVTVTDANGCTTQVNAITISQPAAALATAINTTDVLCFGLSTGAISTTVSGGTAPYTYVWNTGATTSGLSNINSGTYSVTVTDAQGCTTSQAAIQVNQPVAILDANVATNVSVLCFGGNNGSLTLAVSGGTAPYSYLWSNGATTQNITSITAGTYSVTITDANNCSKAITGVLVNQPDNPLTTSVASSQNVACNGGGNGSITLNVAGGTLPYTYNWSNGATTQNISGLYAGTYNVSITDANGCTAAATGVVNQPSGALSSSVASSQDILCYGGSNGSVTLSVVGGTAPYTYSWSNGATTQNLSNLTAGNYAVTVTDANNCISQSSVVISQPSGALTASVTSSQNILCYNQSTGSIDVSVTGGTAPFTYNWSNGATSQDITNITAGTYSVSITDANGCTTQMSGIVLTQPTALLALTTQPTQVNCYSDNTGSININVTGGTSPYAYNWSNGATTQNITSLAAGTYSVTVTDANGCTSASNAIQITQPSAALSNTFAAQNINCYNVNTGAINVTVSGGTSPYTYNWSNGASSQNLSNLAAGTYTLTITDANGCTSSTGSVTITQPAAALAYTFTTSDAGCFGNNTGGVDLTVSGGTAPYTFTWSNGATTEDITGVSSGTYVVTITDGNGCTNTSASITVSQPAGALNASVASSQNINCFGNNTGAINLNVNGGTAPYSYNWSNGATTQNITNIGAGTYSVTITDANGCSNLLSGISLTQPEGALTTAITGTQNVNCYGQSTGNITLNVNGGTAPYSYNWSNGAITQNLSSLSAGTYSVSVTDANGCTSSINNIIISEPAAVLFGSVNSAVNVNCTGGNNGSISLNVSGGTSPFSYNWSNGATSQNISGLTSGSYAVTITDANGCTFSLSEIITQPSTSLSSAITSSQNINCYGNATGSIDLSANGGTTPYNYNWSNGATSEDLNAIAAGTYTVTITDANGCTSSQSAILTQPSATLTSSINNLTNVGCYGQSTAAILINVNGGTTPYSYLWSDGSANQNLTGVGAGNYTVNITDANGCTTSIAGIAISQPAAGLGATVTSNQNVSCTGGGNGSIDITVNGGTMPYTFNWSNGSTSEDISNLATGAYSVTITDANGCTYSLTENVGQPASNLSTSIQSSQNVDCYSNATGAIDLNASGGTTPYTFVWSNGATTEDIAGLASGVYTVTVTDANGCYNNQTVTISQPAGALSSSITGMQNILCFGNNTGNIDLTITGGTTPYIFNWSNGANTEDLSNIAAGTYNVTVTDANNCTVQQNITLTQPAAALTSNITSTSPVLCFGGNTGSANLDIQGGTTPYTIMWSNGSTAQNQLSLSAGNYNVTITDANGCTSNQSATINQPQDSISGGISSIGNIGCFGNSSGNIDLTVNGGTTPYTYLWNTGQTTQDLNNITSGLYEVTVTDQNGCTWSISANLSQPALALSNNLSLQQNVNCFGGNNGAINTNPVGGTSPYTYFWSNGNNTQNISNLASGWYSVTVTDANGCSATDSMEIQQPAAAVAATYQMTSSVSCFGGNNGAIDVTVTGGTMPYSYAWNTGDVTEDLSNLTAGNYTVSITDANGCTFSLVTTVTQPNGPLSPSIVMTPVGCFADSTGAINLTVTGGTPPYQYYWSNGDTTANLTNLTGGSYSVYIVDSNSCIAQTSTYVPSPEGALYAFPVVTNLNCSSLTSGSIILNPTGGTVPYSYSWSNGDTTENLVNIGAGQYTVTITDSAGCTYSQNFTINGPTQALALSGQQNNINCHGNNTGSASVTASGGIPPYSYIWTNGMTTPSISNLSAGNYKVIVTDSYNCSTDTVFVITQPDSILSNIISATQIPCYGLNNGSISVTTLGGTPAYTYQWNNGSSSSQLSNLTPGTYSLTVTDQKGCIDQQTVTITQPAFALTASSTANEANCLTGNGANIDLTVAGGTQPYAYIWSNGLTYQSLTNVGAGTYSVSITDANGCTVQQTQVVTDISVFNMNADGPTEFCVGGKVTLNATVVQNGSYQWYVNGQILPGATSPSLTTPAAGVYTVSLTNSCGSFNSTPVEVKVNSVSGYTVSPGMMICPNNGEIAQLFATGGSWYSWHPGAGLNDSTIANPIATPKASTTYTVTIRSNEGCEVVSEVMVSVICDTLFVPTGFSPDGNAVNDTYVIDGLSKYPGNLLYIYNRWGNLVYKKRDYDNSWDGSSNVAGVYLGQQLPNGTYYFILDLNDGKKPMQGYLTLKR